The DNA sequence AAtcatgatatattttaaatgattattacgtaatatcatttatttattttttttattttttaaaaaatattaagagttgttatatttttaaactgttaactattttattttgtttttatatttaattaatttgtataaaataattaaaatgtaattatttctaattaaaactattaatttaaaaatataattattttatttttataattttaaattttaactattcATTCCAACGGTTGTAAATAGTTAAtagtttgaaaaaaaattattttttgcatttgagaaaataaatagttaatttcactaaaaattatatgagctaaataatatttttttaatttaataatgttaaaattataaaaaaaattgcataaaataatttatatttaaaaaatattttcttaaaaaatattcttaatgaaataatttattttttattacttatttttaatttaaaaagtaaaatttattaaacaatttatttataaagattttaataaatatgttaatatgtgaaaaataattttttttaaagaagtaattttttaaaaaaaaatatttcctgttaattaaataaattttttaaatatcctAGATACtaaaagatattaaaaattttttaatattatttagattGGATTCTCAaacgaaaattttaaaaatttagcatACATTATGAATAGCTTCACAGCCCACAGGGGACGCTCATGGCCACGGGGCAGAGATTCTAATACACCGAACCCCTTAGCCATGTTGTCGGGGCTGCGGCTCTGCCTGAACAAACCAACGCGTTTCGCGGAACACCACCCACCCTTCATTCTCCAACCGGTCATAAAAACagatacaaattttttttttattacattactcaatttttcaagaattaatacattatcatacatcaAACTCAAAGAAATTATATATACAGATATTCaccaaaaaatttatatatttaaaattattttttccccCAAAAAACTTTAAGTTTATTGTAtattttaacaatatttttagttttattttcacaattgtgctttttgcaaatttttttattgttttttataaattaaaaactaaatagttatataaaatatgtaaaaacTCTTCTAAAAACGGACAAAATTTATGTCAAACCGGTTCGAACTGAAATTATCTCAAATCCGAATCGATCGGAATGGTGAAGCGAGCCAAACCAATGGTTTGGGGCCGAAACAGAGGCAGAATGGATTGGATTTTAAATGGCACAAAATTGCGTGGCAATTGCACGTGTAGTGTGGGGGATGTGGTTGAATCGAGTGGGTCCCAACACGTGGCATGTGGGAAGAGGAATGGTGGTCAAACCCAAGTAAGCGATGCCTGTTGGAGTCACCAACACCCATTATCATTTTGGTTTTGCCTTgtctcttctccttctccttctctatCATTGAAGTGGtattctaatttaataaaattataacaaaaaatatctttataattttcttttatataattattttttaaattttaattatatatgtcataaattaattaaattaaatttgaatttttttttttaattagaattgCAAACTTTTTGTTGACTATCAAATTTaactttcaaaagaaaaaattacttatagaatacaaatgaaaaataattgaaaaattagatATATAATTTGATAGAAAAGCATCTCTATTTTAAATACAAATGGAAAGCTTTTGCCAACAATGGAGGAATAACTTTCAAATAATGGAGATGGTGTCCAAATTATTCATTTTCTAAATTAAACTTCTGCTTAATATTATTCGAGCtgtttaatatttttgaaaaatatttaatactagtagaaaatttcttaaaaacaaaaatacattcttttctctttttcagacaaaatgaaaatatctggacattatatatataaaagcttaaaaataaaaaaaacatgtcACGTCAGGAGTTGGAAAATGTCCAAAAGGATATGCATTGAACCACTGTAGAACTTGGAGTAGTCACTATTGTTTGGGACATGATGAGCTGAATGACCACCTTCTGTCTTCACACAATAATAATACACTCTAATTCTCTCATCTATCCTTCTCAtactttgttttttctttttccaaatcCATAATTTGTACTCTTTTAACTTCttccaaataattattttattcctTTTACTCCTTAAATGTTAAGTAATATCATTTCCTTCAACTTTCGATTATAGAATAACTTAACCTCTGTAATGGCGGCAGCAGACGAATATCACGTGCTAGTTGTAGACAGCACAGAATATCAACCCTTACTGATTCTTACCTGAATAGAAATATATATAGTGATGACATACAAAGTTGTAAAGGTGTGTTCAATGAACATCTGGGTAATCTTGTTCCAAAAAATGAGGCTCCCAgatcttttcattcaaaatgaaTGCAGTTGAAATTACAACTTTAATAAATGGGGATTCTTTTCCACTATATACAACCAAAAtccaatgaaaagaaaagaaaagaaaacttttTAAAAGGTATCACAAGCTTTTCCATCTTGCACCAGAATTCACAAGTTTGATATACGCATTCTTGAAATCTTCGAAGAAAATATCCTGGTCATCAGCATACTTTTTGATCCATCTGAACCAAACATGAGTTTTCTTTCAGTGTTGTGAGCCCATGTTTATGCTATAATGTCATGAGTTTCTTTTTCAGACAAGCATATAGAGGAAGCAAAAACTAAGTCTAACAATTTCACATTTGCTTGACTGATTCATTATGGTGCAGTTCATGAGTGTTTAACACAGAAATGGGAGGTTTCAGAAGATGACCAACCTTAAGCATTCATCGTCCTCAACAAGTGCATGATCTGAAGGAAGTCCAATCATGCTTGCCATTTTATCTGCAATTAAAGAACAGAAGCAATAGTGATATCAGATCATGCCGAAAAAATTTCAAAGAAAAGGGACCAAAAATGTGGTAAATACTTTAAATAAATGCTTGGTTTAGTCAAAAGGACTAATGTAAAGAACTTGGGAGTTTTGACTAGTGAAATGAAATGGCAGGAGAAGTCTTCTTCCATGGCTGTGGACAAATGGTCATTTGTTGTGATGCATACTATGCCAGCAGTGTAACAGGGTTCTCAGATACCTTAAAGATGAACAATTTGAGATTATAAAAAGAACTATCTAATACTAATACAGCCAGAACAAGTTGTTGAATAATCTTTACCTGAAGAGTTCCATGGCTTTTCCAAGAGAATTTTATAGTATGAATTGTCAAAAACAAATGGATTTCCAAAGCCTTTACTCCCAAGAGTATGAGCTCCAGACAGGGCAACTAGTACTTGTGTTCTGTGATGCAGGAATGGTTTCCATCAGACTGTGGAACAGTGTACAGTCCATAATATATCATTGCACTCCATATCTTAACATAATCATGACAAAAAATCGAAAGattgttaaattttatattttctttggtAATTGCAACAAAACCAAGTATAGGGCAATGAAAGACTTTTTAAGGTAATCTCACATGCAATCAGTAATACCAAATGAGAATGTTGAAACAACAAAGTCAATTTTGAAGGCCAAAGAAATTGGTTTTAAAAGCTCAAATTCACATAGCAAATGGAGAATTGACATGTTTAAACAGTTTTTTACAATTACATATGCAAAATGCCAATGAAAACACGGACGTAAACTCACGATAagccttttcttttaaaacattGCTTCAAAGCGGAAGCACCCAGAGACTCTTCAGGAAGTCTGCCTTCAGCATCAGGCTCCCTGTAAAGAGATATTGCAGCTATTAAAGCCGAGAATTTAAGGAGGTACTGTTGAAAATTCCTACTTTCCTCATAATTTTACACTAAAGCTGCATAAATCAAGACATGATTTTCAATCAAGCTTAACAATATTTGGCAAGTTTTTCACAAGCTCATTTGAAAGGCTTGTGGATAACTCAACCTTAGTAACTCAGTTCATATATCTAATACCAAGTCTTATTCCATTTTAAACTGTCTTACACTGAATCTCGTCTTCCTAATATAACTGGAATTGTTGGACCTCCACAGATTGAAACGGCTTCAGCTCCAGCTACAGCAATCATGTCTGCCCACGATACTAACAACGGAAAAGAAATTGTTGCATCAGCAAGGAAACATACATCTACCATTATTGACCCCTTTCATACAGCACCATAATAACCACCTGATTGTTTTGAATCCACTTCGCTCTTTGCTTTCTGAAGAATCTAAACAACAATGCACCCAGTTTCGTGTTAGCTGGCAGGAGATCATGCACAATTTGAGAGCATTTCACCAAAACTGAGTTCaaagagtatatatatatacatatggaAATCTgtgaaattgaaaaattttccAAATCAGGATTTTTTAGCCACGTGAACAAGGTGATGGCCAATGCCACTAGTCATAGAGGTGGTATTGCTcatgttataagttatagaaagtaaatatgttaatataggaagtaaatattgatagatgggtcagttgcttaattttagggattgtataatcataggcttgattttgataccgtctctcatgtataaataggttgtaatctctattgtgatatacaataaatattatccttctacatagtatcagagcctttctcatagagattttttttctcttttctctctcgtaaagttttaaaattttttttggagacttagggctccgttcatttgggttatccataaagggtaacatttggatctaACCATCGCTGGAGTCACCACACCGACTCCTTGTCagatttgaggtttgtttaacgttcgggtgttgggtggaggtgttttatttagtactgttcatcggcactgttcacgggtactgttcaccggtactgttcatcggtaccgttcacgccgggtactgttttctgattctgtgtttcttttgttgctatcgTTTTTGGGTTTGTTGTCCttatggctgaagttaaaaccaccaccgtaactgatgtgattcctatgatgactaaaatcacggaacacaaattgaatggatcttccgatcagggaattttgatatctgcatatgagtatgcacaattcatccaataccaggcatctataaaatcttctaattcctcttctatcactgcaattgccgagtcaggtaactctactgcatgtcttgtgtcttcatcctccaaatgggttattgattctggtgctaccgatcatatgtcaggtaattctacccttttgtccaatcttgagtctcatacattgccttcttatgttactcttgctgatggcactaaatcgtctgtcatgggttctggtcatgtcaacttaaccccttctctttctgtatcctctgtgttatgtctccctaagttcgcatttaatttgctttccgtgaGTAAACTCACTCATGCATTGAATtattgtgtctcattcttttctgatcactgtgtttttcaggatctttcgacgaagcagattattggtagaggaagtgagtcagagggtctttacgtcttggatcagcaactacctcgatctcctcgatctctggtatgctccacgcgtttaacaccttttgatgttcattgtcgtttagggcatccttctctctcggttttgaagaagttatatccacagtttcattctttgtctattctagattgtgagtcttgtcaatttgccaaacatcatcgtttacctactttgtctcgagtcaataaacgggcttcgtctccctttgagttagtccattcagatgtttggggtccttgtcctgttgtgtctaagtctggctttaagcATTTTGTTAcctttgttgatgatttctctcgtactacttggttatttttaatgaagagtcattcaaaattattttctattttttgtgcattttatgctgaaatccaaacccaattcaatacttccatccgtatattgcagtgtgataatgctaaagagtatctctctggggaatttcaatcttatttgttacaaaaagggattcttcatcagtcctcttgtgttgccactccttcacaaaatggagttgctgaaagaaaaaatcgacatcttcttgaagtagccagagccctcttatttcaaatgaaggtacctaaatgtttttgggctgatgttgtatccactgcttgttttttgatcaatcgcatgccttcctccgtccttcatggtgatatcccttataacattttattttccactaaatctttatttcctattgagccacgtctctttggttgtacttgttttgttcgtgatgttcgtccacaagttactaaattggatcccaaatcactcaaatgtgtcttccttggctactctcgacgtcagaaagggtatcgttgtttttctcctgatctgaatcggtatcttgtgtctgcggatgtaacattctttgagtccactccgttttttccgccatcatctgtttataacacccaggaggaggaagatgacctcttgttatacactgttcgctcttcttctcctcagactactcctacacatttcgctcatgtgccaggtcgccctcccatctttcatgtgtattccagacgcttagaggactctgactccgttcCGCTACTCGCTTCTTCGTCGACCGATCCTACTCCTACTGATCCTTCattgtctgatttggatttgcccattgctcttcgcaaaggtaaacgtacttgcacttatcttatttcatcttgtgtctcttatgatcaattatcctcctcttctcgttgttttatcactgctttagattctattttaattcccaaaactgttattgaggctttgtcccatcctggttggcgtgctgcaatggaagaggaaatgatggccctcgacactaatggtacttgggagttgatgtccttgcccccaggaaagtgggctattgggtgcaaatgggtgtttgcagtgaaagtaaatcctgatggatctattgctcgcctcaaggcccgtttagtggccaaaggttatgcacaaacttatggaattgactattctgatacattctcccagttgccaagctcgcatctgtccgattgtttatttccttggcggctactcatgattggcctttgcatcaactggatattaaaaatgcttttcttcatggtgatcttcaggaggaggtttatattgagcaaccacctggttttgttgctcagggggagtcaggtaaagtttgta is a window from the Manihot esculenta cultivar AM560-2 chromosome 16, M.esculenta_v8, whole genome shotgun sequence genome containing:
- the LOC110603739 gene encoding putative L-ascorbate peroxidase 6 isoform X1 yields the protein MASLTILPAKAPLVSSIPSSSSHLEFKFPVKLQHSSLSTVKFRLKPLQARFIPATGDEDSGENLDWVSKRRRNLICVSTLPFLFHFRESFEGFSAEAAELDATYMLMKEEVRKVVSKGKAPGVLRLVFHDAGTFETDGNSGGMNGSIVFELDRPENAGLKKSLKILQKAKSEVDSKQSVSWADMIAVAGAEAVSICGGPTIPVILGRRDSVEPDAEGRLPEESLGASALKQCFKRKGLSTQVLVALSGAHTLGSKGFGNPFVFDNSYYKILLEKPWNSSDKMASMIGLPSDHALVEDDECLRWIKKYADDQDIFFEDFKNAYIKLVNSGARWKSL
- the LOC110603739 gene encoding putative L-ascorbate peroxidase 6 isoform X2, yielding MASLTILPAKAPLVSSIPSSSSHLEFKFPVKLQHSSLSTVKFRLKPLQARFIPATGDEDSGENLDWVSKRRRNLICVSTLPFLFHFRESFEGFSAEAAELDATYMLMKEEVRKVVSKGKAPGVLRLVFHDAGTFETDGNSGGMNGSIVFELDRPENAGLKKSLKKAKSEVDSKQSVSWADMIAVAGAEAVSICGGPTIPVILGRRDSVEPDAEGRLPEESLGASALKQCFKRKGLSTQVLVALSGAHTLGSKGFGNPFVFDNSYYKILLEKPWNSSDKMASMIGLPSDHALVEDDECLRWIKKYADDQDIFFEDFKNAYIKLVNSGARWKSL